From the Candidatus Acetothermia bacterium genome, the window GAGCCGGTTCACGGAAGAGCAGGTAGTGGCGATCCTGGCCGAGGCCGATCGGGGCGAGAAGACGATCGGAGACGTGTGCCGGGCGCACGGGGTGTCGGAGCCGACGTTCTACAACTGGCGGAAGCGGTTTCGGGGAATGGGGGTGGATGAAG encodes:
- a CDS encoding transposase — translated: MKKSRFTEEQVVAILAEADRGEKTIGDVCRAHGVSEPTFYNWRKRFRGMGVDEVREYRELKRENARLKRLLADRELEIDAMKEVMRKKL